A segment of the Elusimicrobiota bacterium genome:
TTGGTTATAAAACAAGCATTAAAAAAACGAGAAGAAATTTTAGAGATATATAAAAAAGAAAAAACAGATATAAACCCGCTTGTCTTAATTCAATTGCCGGACAGAATTGGTAGTTTAGAAGATGAGATGCGAATTAGAATAGAAAAGATATTGAAAGGCAAATATAATATTTTTTCCGAAAATGGAAAACTAGCAATATGGCTTTCTGGCGAACATATAAATAAAGAAAATGTTGAGAAACATAATAGCGATGTTGAGGTTTTGATTTTCAAACAAGCAATCGCTTTAGGGTGGGATTGTCCGAGAGCCCAGATTTTGATTTTGTTTAGAGAATGGCATAGTCAGATATTTTCAATTCAAACAGTAGGTAGAATTATGCGAATGCCGGAACCAGACGAAGGACATTATAAAAATGAAATTTTAAATTACAGTTATGTTTATACTAATTTAGATGACATTGAAATCCAAGAAGACATTGCAAAAGATTATATTTCAGTTTTTACGAGTAGAAGTAAAGATAACTATAAACCGATAAATTTATTATCTTATCATTCAAAAAGACAACGTGAAAAAACGAGATTGGATCCACGTTTTATTGAAATATTTTTGAAGGAAGCAAAGAAATACAAATTAAAAGAAAAGATAAATGTTCGTTCAAATAAAGTTGATATAAAACTAATATCAGATTATAAAGCATATAATGTTGATGCTATGAAAGGGGCACATATAGTTGGAGATAAATCATTTGATATAAGCGGTATGGAACTACAGAAAATATTTGATTATTTTGCAAGAAACAGTTTAGCACCTCAATTTTATCCTGAAGACAGATCTGTTGGACGGGTGAAAGATTCCATTTACAGATTTTTTGAGAAAGATTTTAAGATGGATTATATTGATAAACAAGAAGATATTGTGCAAATTGTTTTAAGCGAGAAAAACAGACAACAGTTTATCAATGTGTTGGATGTCGCAAAAACAAAGTATAAAGAAATGGTAGAAAAACGAGAAACCGAACTTATTTTTATTGAAGATTGGAATGTTCCAGAGAAATTATCTTTTGGAAGTGATGCTACACAAGAAGACAGGAAAAAATCTATTATGCAACCATTTTATACTGACAGTAAGTGGAAAAACGAAAAAGCATTTATTGAGTATTTGGAAAAATCAGATAAAATTGAATGGTGGTTTAAAAATGGTGACAGAGATTTTACATTCCTTGCTGTACCTTATACAGAAAATGAAATTCAAAAACCATTTTATAATGATTTTATTGTTAAATTCAAAGACGGTAAAATTGGGTTGTTTGATACGAAAGGAGAATTAACATTAAAAAGTGGCAAAACAAAAATAGACGGATTATATAAATATATCCAGAGCGAAAATAGAAAAGGTAAAAAACTTTTTGGTGGGGTTGTGATAAATACAGATTCACGAAATTATACAGGCAGGTGGCTGTATTTTGATAAGTCAGTTGATGAAATAAAAGATGGTGATTTTGATAACTGGAAAAATTTGGAAATATAACCGAGGCGATTCTGGTTTTCAATTTAAAAACCTGAGAAAATATGAGAACAATTAACCGTTCGGCAGCGATTATAAAACCGAAAAAACCATTTTGGGATTGGGTGAAAAGTGTAGAACCTGACCATATCATTAATGATGAATATTTGGAAGACACTTCCGTGTATTTGTTGCCCGATGTTCAACATTCTATGGACGAGGATGTAGAATTTGAGGATTATATCAAACGCATCTATAAACAGATATTTGAGGAAGAATTGAATGCTTGGTATACAGATGAATCGTTATGGCCTGCGGACAGGACTTTTGAAATGTTTCAAGAATGGTTTGGATTTGAATTTCATACTGTGCTGTTAGACACTGTACGTGGAGCAATTAGGAAGGAACCGTTGTAATTATGGAGAGTATATGCCTTTAGTAAGAATTGATTTGTGGAGTGGCAGAGAAAGGGAAACGAAGGAGAAACTGATTAAGAATGTAACTTCTGCTGTGGTTGATTCAATCGGTTGTCCGCCGGATGCGGTGCAGATAGTAATCAACGAAGTTGAAAAAGAGAACTGGGGTCTGGGCGGTGTGCCAGCATCAGAAAAATTCCCAGATAAATAATCCATCTTTTCCATAAGCCAGAAGTGAACAAAAATGGAACTTAATTTTTCGCAGTACATAATGCTATCTCTGGTAAATCAAATATCTGGTAAGCGAGGCGTAGGAACTATTGTCGGAATTTTGAGGGGTTCGCAACGGCGAAGTGTCGTAACACTAAAAAATTGGAAAGACAGTAATCTTGATGTGCGGTATATTGGACTAATGAATAATGTCCCTGAAGCG
Coding sequences within it:
- a CDS encoding DEAD/DEAH box helicase family protein; the encoded protein is MQLKNYQETAIKELLGRARKLLGYPDSKKLVFKSPTGSGKTIMMAEFLKQLIEDGELKQPLSFIWTAPRHLHEQSRKKLENYFEDSRALKCSFFEDLDDRRIGESEILFFNWESINKTDNIYIRDNEQENNLSNILEKTREENREIILVIDEAHHHATSDISKKLIEDINPKLTIEVSATPVVENPDDSVTVQLEDVKKEGMIKKGVILNEDFKNILKSGKIKTELSSGSEELVIKQALKKREEILEIYKKEKTDINPLVLIQLPDRIGSLEDEMRIRIEKILKGKYNIFSENGKLAIWLSGEHINKENVEKHNSDVEVLIFKQAIALGWDCPRAQILILFREWHSQIFSIQTVGRIMRMPEPDEGHYKNEILNYSYVYTNLDDIEIQEDIAKDYISVFTSRSKDNYKPINLLSYHSKRQREKTRLDPRFIEIFLKEAKKYKLKEKINVRSNKVDIKLISDYKAYNVDAMKGAHIVGDKSFDISGMELQKIFDYFARNSLAPQFYPEDRSVGRVKDSIYRFFEKDFKMDYIDKQEDIVQIVLSEKNRQQFINVLDVAKTKYKEMVEKRETELIFIEDWNVPEKLSFGSDATQEDRKKSIMQPFYTDSKWKNEKAFIEYLEKSDKIEWWFKNGDRDFTFLAVPYTENEIQKPFYNDFIVKFKDGKIGLFDTKGELTLKSGKTKIDGLYKYIQSENRKGKKLFGGVVINTDSRNYTGRWLYFDKSVDEIKDGDFDNWKNLEI
- a CDS encoding 2-hydroxymuconate tautomerase, which codes for MPLVRIDLWSGRERETKEKLIKNVTSAVVDSIGCPPDAVQIVINEVEKENWGLGGVPASEKFPDK